The DNA segment AAAAAAGATTACTGGCAATTTTGGAAGCAACCCCTGATATTGTTGGTATAGCTGATGCGTCTGGAATAAATTGCTACTTAAATCAAGCGGCACAGAATTTGCTGGGTATCCCCACAACTGAGAAATTTCCTATCGCTTCGGCGACGGGAGTGTCAATGTTAGAGAGATTTCAGACTGAAATTATACCTACAGTTATGGAACAGGGAATTTGGTCTGGAGAATCTTTAATGCGATCGCGCAACGGAGAAGAGTTCCCTGTTTCTCAAGTGATTATTGCCCATAAAAATGAACAAGGGGAAGTAGAATTTTTATCCACTATTGCCCGTGATATCCGCGATCGCCAACAAATTGAAGCCCGACTCAGACAACAAGCGCAAGATTTAGAAACAACTGTGCAAGAACTCCAACGCACTCAGACGCAGATGATTCAAGCAGAGAAAATGTCTAGCTTAGGACAGTTGGTTGCTGGTGTCGCCCACGAAATTAATAATCCTGTTAACTTTATCCACGGTAATCTCAATTATCTTGAGGAGCATACTCAAGACTTACTGCGAATTATTGAAGTTTATCAACAAAAAAATCCCAATTATGAACCTGGATTACAAGATTTGCATGAGGAAATTGACCTGGAATATATCCAACAAGATTTGCCAAAAATTTTAAACTCTATGAAGGTGGGTACTCAACGTATCCGCCAAATTGTGTTGTCGTTGCGTACTTTTTCTCGCATGGATGAAGCTGAATTTAAAGCTGTGGACATTCATGCAGGCATCGATAGTACTTTAATGATCTTACAACATCGCCTCAAAGAGCAACCAGAACGTCCAGCCGTTCAAGTGATTAAGGACTATGGGACTTTACCATCAGTAGAATGCTATGCGGGGCAGCTTAATCAAGTTTTTATGAATATTCTAGCAAACGCCATTGATGCTTTAGAGGACGGAATAGTTAAAGGAGAATGGGTAATGGGTAATGGGGAAATTCCCACAATTCGGATTTCTACTTCAGTTAGCGGTGCTAATTGGATTAGGATGGCGATCGCTGATAACGGTATGGGTATGTCAGAAAAAACTCAACAACAGATATTTAATCCGTTTTTTACTACCAAGCCTGTGGGCAAAGGAACAGGTATGGGGATGTCTATCAGTTACCAAATCATCACCGAAAAGCATGGCGGTAAACTGCAATGTAATTCCCACCCTGGGAAAGGTACAGAATTTATCATTGAAATTCCTATTCAACAATAAATAATACCAATTTTAAAAAAGAATGCGACAGATATACAGCCCCAAATGCTTGTCCTGTATTGATTATTAATTTTTAATTTTTAATTGGTATAACTTTTGAATAATACTGAAAAATCTTGCCTAATGATGATTAAGTGATTATACAAAAAAGCATGGAATAATTATCCCATACCTTTTTGCTAATCAAAATTTTATTTGTCATTTATTGATGAGTTCGTAGTAGCAGTATCTAGGAAGATGAGAACAGAAAATAACCATCAGCCTGTTCCCTGCTATATTTACCAAATCTCTGCTGTACGCTTTTTATAAGGATCACCTGTAAATGGTTGTACGCCTATAGTTGGATAAGCATCGTCATTAGGGCCAAAAATCCGCAAGAAGGCTTCAGAAACATACTGTACTACGCCAGCGATCATTTTGGTAATAGCCATAAAGTTGGACTCCTATTTGAGTCAATTTCTGGTGATTTATCTACTCTAATCCCAATAAGTTGATCTGAGTCTTACTCTCAACATATCGAGAACAAAAGTAATACTTTTTCGGATAGCTTTGCAATACTTTAAATTGTGGGAGAGTTGACAGTTTTCACTTAGATTTTAACCCAAAAATTCCCATCAGAAAAGGTGAAAAACCAAGGGGAAACGCGCTGATATTTTCTTTCTCTTCCTTGCTGCCAAAAGCGTTGAAAATTTTTGTGGGCGTTATGCAAACATAATTATCATCGGAATATTATCGAAATTAACTATTAATAAACATTAATTAATGGATATTTTAAACTTTACAAAAGGCTATAAAGCTTGTATTTGCTTGTGAATAAATTATTTCTTCTTAGGGGTTGACAATATTTATGGTAAATTCTACCATAATAAAAAGAGCATTCTTTTAAGGAAGCGCTTGCATGACAACTATCCCCATCTGGGATGTTCAGCAAACCCCAGAACTAAACATCTCTGCGGCTGATTACAGCCTACTTACCGATCTTTATCAGCTGACAATGGCTGCTTGTTATACAGGTGAAGGTGTAGAACAACGACGGGCTAGCTTTGAGTTATTTGTGCGGCGATCGCCAGAAGGTTTTGGCTACTTAATTGCGATGGGGTTGGCGCAAGCACTGGAATATTTAGAAAAGTTAAGATTTAGCCC comes from the Nostoc sp. PCC 7120 = FACHB-418 genome and includes:
- a CDS encoding PAS domain-containing sensor histidine kinase, which gives rise to MYNETLKQQINLLQQQNAQLKQQLAATTQESSAVIARLEQELSESKNLLLFFDISVDILCIADFNGHFQRVNQAGEDILGYSQAELLSLPFMELVHPEDRAATLAEMSKLSEGIRVFRLENRYRCKDGSYRWLSWTLVGHDNYILAMARDVSDSVELRSCKQTEVTLRQQEAQYRGIFETVNDGIGVIDLDTSKLVAVNPAFCEMHGYSQSEFLNLNPTDYIHAESYEKFGDFIKTVKAGQKYHTQAVGICKDGTSFDIEVTGKLLYYDGKPHAIAVVRDISERVEAEREQKRLLAILEATPDIVGIADASGINCYLNQAAQNLLGIPTTEKFPIASATGVSMLERFQTEIIPTVMEQGIWSGESLMRSRNGEEFPVSQVIIAHKNEQGEVEFLSTIARDIRDRQQIEARLRQQAQDLETTVQELQRTQTQMIQAEKMSSLGQLVAGVAHEINNPVNFIHGNLNYLEEHTQDLLRIIEVYQQKNPNYEPGLQDLHEEIDLEYIQQDLPKILNSMKVGTQRIRQIVLSLRTFSRMDEAEFKAVDIHAGIDSTLMILQHRLKEQPERPAVQVIKDYGTLPSVECYAGQLNQVFMNILANAIDALEDGIVKGEWVMGNGEIPTIRISTSVSGANWIRMAIADNGMGMSEKTQQQIFNPFFTTKPVGKGTGMGMSISYQIITEKHGGKLQCNSHPGKGTEFIIEIPIQQ